Within Rhodospirillaceae bacterium, the genomic segment TTGGCGCATCGTCAGTTCGGAGACTGGAGACATGGCCCCGCCCCAGGCGGCCCGAAAACCCCTCGAACGCCCCGCGACCTACCAGGACGTGATCGACGCGCCGACGCACATGGTCGCCGAGGTCGTCGAAGGGGCGCTCCATACTCACCCGCGACCGGCAATGCCGCATGCGCGCGCCAGTTCCGTCCTCGGCGGCAAGATCGGCGATCCCTTCGACTTCGGCGAAGGCGGTCCCGGCGGCTGGTGGATCGTCTTCGAGCCGGAACTTCACCTCGGCGAGGACATCGTCGTGCCCGACATCGCCGGCTGGCGGCGCGCGCGGATGGCCGAGTTTCCCGACACGGCTTTCGTTACCCTGGCGCCGGACTGGGTCTGCGAGGTGCTTTCGCCCTCGACCCGCGATCTCGACCGGCACGGCAAGCGCCCGGTCTATGCCCGCGAAGGCGTCGCCCACCTCTGGTTTATCGACCCGGCGGCGCGCGATCTGGAAGCCTTCGAACTGCGCGACGGCGAATGGGTCCTGATCGCCACGGCGCGCAATGCCGATCCGGTCTCCATTCCCCCCTTCGAAGCGATCAGCTTTCCGCTGGACGCCCTCTGGCCGTAGCGCCCAACGCACCCCATGCGCATATTCGCCGCCCTGCCGATCGTCCTGATCGTTGCCGCCGCCGGCCCGGCATTGGGCGGGCCTCCGATCTCGGTCGTCGATTACGGCGTCTACAAGCTCAGCGTCGACCACCGGGCCGCGGCGCAGCGGGCGATCAGCGGCGAGCGCAACGTCGTCTCCAACATCCGCATCTTCCGGCGCACCCGCACGGTTTTTGCCCAGTTGGGCCGGAGCTTCGGCTATCGCTTCAGGATCGCCGATCCGACGTTGCTCGGCCGGCAGCTCACGCTGCGCACCGCCTTCCCGCCGCTGCAGGATCCGCAGACCGGGCGCACTGGCACGTCGCAGTCGCGCCCGTTCATGCCGCTGTCGAGCGGCGTCTACTACGACGGCTACCGTTTCGACTACCTGTGGGAACTGGCCGAAGGGCTCTGGCGCTTCCAACTGCTGGACGGCGAGACGCTGCTGCACGAGGAAGTGCTGCGTGTCGTGGTTCCGCTCAACTAGACCGGCCCTCCCGGCGCTGGCGCTGATCGTTGCGGCCGGCGTCGCAGCCACGACGGCGCGCGCGCAGGACGAAGCGTCCTGGAAAATCCGCGAAAACGGCGTCCGGATCTTCGACTACGGCATCTATGGGCACAGCGACCTCGGCCAGGTCGAGGCGCCGGGCGACCTCTCGGGCTGGCGCTTCACGGCGGCCAACGTCCGGCTCCTGCGGCGGACCCAGACGATCCTCGCGCAACCGCGCCTCACATTCGGAATGCGCTTCCAGGTGAGCGACGCACGCCTGATCGGCAGAACCCTCGCCCTAGTCATACGGTTCCCCAAGATGACCAACCCGGCGACCGGCCGGTCGGGCAGCGTCCTGGTCGACCGGTTCGTGGCCATCGGCATCCTGCGGCGGCAACTGTTCCGCTTCGACCATATGTGGGAAATGGCGGCAGGCCGGTGGACAATGGCGGTGCTCGACGGCCGGCGCGTCGTCGCCGAAGTCCCGTTCAGGGTCGTTGCCGCCTTCAACTGAACCGATAGCAGCGCTATTTGCGGAGCAGGAATTCCCGGCCGATCTTGACCTGGGGCCGGCCGGCATATTCGACGACGTCGGCGGTGGCGTAGGTCTCGTGCCAGTCGTCGGGCAGGAAGCTGCCGGTGCCGATCGCGTCGACCGGTGCGTGGGCGATCGCCATGACCCGGCATTTTGCCGGGCCGAATCCCGAAGAGGCGACGATCCGCACGGCGCCGAAGCCGGCGGCGTCGAGCTCCTCGCGCATCGTCCAGATCGCCGCAGCGGAAACGCCGGGTCCGATCAGGTGGCGCAGTTCGGCCTCGCTGCGATAGCCCCGGATCGATTCCGGCGCGTTGCGGTCGAGCACCGAATAGGCGATCGACGGGTCGAGCCCTTCCATGTAGCGGCTGCCCGGCGTATCGAGCCGGACGGACAGCCGGCCGGAGGCCGCCAACTCCGGAAATGCGCGGCAGACCTGAAGCGAATCCGACACCTCGCGGCCGAAATAGTCCACCAGGATGGTCAGGTCGTCGTCCGGATAGGCCTCGTGGAACATTTCTGCCGCCCGCAGCGTCGAGCCGGCATAGCCGATGATGGCGTGCGGCATGGTGCCGATGCCGCCGTCCCGGCCGAAATAATGCGCCGTCGCCGACGTGGCGTTGCCGACGAAACCGACCGCGCCGACCTTGCGGCGGGCCCGGCCCGACCCGACGCTGGCGGCATAGGCCATCATCTCGGCCATATCCGTCCCGGCGCAGTGCCGCGCGTCGAAGCCGAGAAAGGCGACCTTCGGCAGCTCGGTGCACATGACATCGGCGTTGTAGGCCGCGACGCAGGCCGCGCCGAGCTTCTGCAGGAACAGGGTTTCGAGATCGACGAGATGCTCGAACGGTCCTGTGAGATAGAGGATCGGTTCGCCCGCGCCGACCCATTTGCCTTCCGGATATCGCAGGTCGATCCCGATGGCGACGCCGCGCTCCGCCGCCATCGCCTCCAGCCAGTCGATCATCAGCCGCGGCGCCGAGACGACGGGCCGGCGCATGAAGATCGCATAGGTGACGGTGACGTCGCCGAACTTGCGTACGATGCCCTTGGACCGGTTGAAATAGGCATCGGTCCAGGCCGCGACATCGGCCTCCGCAGGACGGGTCTTGTTCACCGCCGGCCCTTTCGAAGTCCACTCCCGGCGTAGCCGGAGGCCTATTCCGCCGCGACTTGCAGGCCGGCCCGCTGGCGGCCGGCTTTCAGCATTTCCGCGATCAGGAAAGCCAGTTCCAGCGCCTGGTTCGCGTTCAGGCGCGGATCGCAATGGGTGTGGTAGCGGTCGCCGAGGCGCTCTTCGGTGATCTCCTGCGCGCCGCCGGTGCATTCGGTGACGTCCTGGCCTGTCATTTCGAAATGCACGCCGCCGGCATAGGTGCCTTCGCCCTCGTGCACTTCGAAGAAGCCGCGCACCTCTTCGAGAATCCGGTCGAACTGCCGGGTCTTGAAACCGTTGGTGGCCTTGATCGTATTGCCGTGCATGGGATCGCACGACCAGACGACCTTGCGCCCTTCGCGCTCGACCGTGCGGATGAGCGGCAGCAGGCCGGCGCGCACCTTGCCGGCGCCCATGCGCGCAATCAGGGTCAGCCGGCCGGGGATGTTGTCCGGGTTCAGGATATCGATCAGGCGGATCAGCTCGTCCGGATCGAGGCTCGGCCCGCATTTCAGGCCGATCGGGTTGCCGACGCCGCGCAGAAACTCGACATGGGCGCTCTCCGGCTGGCGCGTCCGGTCGCCGATCCAGAGCATGTGCGCCGAACAGTCGTACCAGCCGCCTGTCAGGCTGTCCTGCCGCGTCAGCGCCTGTTCGTAGGGCAGCAGAAGCCCCTCGTGCGACGTGAAGACACTGGCTTCACGGACATGGGGCGAGGTCGAGGCGTCGACGCCGCAGGCCGCCATGAAGTCGAGCGCCTCGGTGATCCGCTCCGCCAGTTCGACATAGCGCCGTCCGAACACGTCGTCCCGGATGAAGTCCTGGGTCCAGCGGTTGACCTGGTGCAGGTCGGCAAAGCCGCCCAGCGCGAAGGCGCGGACCAGGTTCATGGTCGCGGCCGACTGGTTGTAGGCCTGGATCATGCGCGCCGGATCGGGCACCCGGGCATCCGCCTCGAAATCGATGCCGTTCACGATATCGCCGCGGTAGGACGGCAATTCCCGGTCGCCCTGCCGCTCGACGTCCGACGAGCGCGGCTTGGCGAACTGGCCGGCCAGCCGCGCCACCTTCACCACCGGCAGCGACCCGCCGTACATGAGCACGACGGTCATCTGGAGCAGCACCTTGAAGGTGTCGCGGATGTTGTTCGGCGTGAATTCGGCGAAGCTCTCGGCGCAGTCGCCGCCCTGGAGCAGGAAGGCCCTGCCCTCTGCCGCCAGGCCGAGCTGGCGGGTCAGCTCCCGCGCTTCGCCGGCGAACACCAGCGGCGGATAGCCGGACAGAGTCGTTTCGACCTGCCGGAGCCGCGCCTCGTCGTCATAGACCGGCATTTGAAGCGCCGGCTTATCGCGCCAGGACTCCGGCGACCACTTTTCGGCGGACATCGCGCACCTGTGTCATGTTTCGGGTGCAGAATTCGGGGCCGATCCGGCCCGACCCGAAAAAGCTAGGGCGCGCCGGCGGCAATGCCAACTGCGCCCATGGTTGCGGCTTTTTATCCTGCGGGCTGGACGTTCAGCCGGTTCCAGGTCGGCGAAATCAGGATTTCGTTGACGCAGACCCGCGGGTGCAGGCGGGCGACGAAGCGGATGGTCTCGCCCATATCTTCGGGCTGCATCATGCGCACGCGCTCCTCTTCCGGCACCGGGATCGGCCGCTTGTCGAGGATCGGCGTGTTCACCTCGCCGGGCATGACGGTGCAGCAGCGGATGCCGTTCTTCCCTTCCTCGAGATTGAGATGGGCGGCCATGGCGCGCATGCCGTGCTTGGTCGCGTTGTAGCCGGGGCCGGTGAGCAGGGTGTCGTAGCGCCCGGCCCAGGAGGAGACCAGGATCAGCAGGCCGTCGCCCGCCGCGCGCATCGCCGGCAGCACCGCCTGCACCGCGTTGTAGGAGCCGTTGAGGTTGACATCCACAATCAGCTTCCAGCCCTCGGGTTCGATCCGGCTCCAGGAGCGGTCGGGGATATTCGTGCCCGCCGAATGGACCAGAATGTCGATCGTTCCGTGCCGGTCGCGGATTTCGTCGGCCGCAGCCGCCATCGCCGCGCCGTCCGCGACATCGACCGGCATCGCCGCGGCCATACCGCCCTGCGCGGCGATCCGCGCCGCCGTCTCGTCGAGCACATCCCTGCGGCGGCCGGACAGGACGACGACGGCGCCGTCCGCCGCCAGCGCCTCGGCCCCCGCCGCGCCGATCCCGGTGCCGCCGCCGGTGACCCACGCCACCTTGTTCGCCAGTTCGCCCATTGCCGCCGTTTCTCCCCGTTCGACGAAAACGCCGGCACTGAAGTCGTGGCGCCGGACGTGCCGGCCCTGCTATTGAGGGCGCGCCGAACCACGCTACGAAGTCGGACGCAACGGGTCAATCGCCGGCCCGGCGCCGGCATAGCCCCAAACATGCAGCCGATGGACAACACCCCCCTGATCACGCCGGATGACTTTCACGCAGAGACCGACAATCGCCGCTGGTTCGGTACCTGGCTGGGCGGCCGGATCGCCGCGCTTGGCTGGGGTACGGCCGAGTTCCGGCTGCCGATCCGCGACGAGTTCCTGCGCGACGGCGGAACGGTCGCCGGGCCGGTCCTCATGGGCGCGGCGGACATCGCGCTGTATGCCGCCGTGATGACCGCCTATCCGGACGGCCGCAAGTCCGTGACGTCCGACATGACCATGCACTTCCTGCGCCGGCCCGCGGGCGCTCTGCTCAGGGCGCGGGCGGAGCTGGTGAAGACCGGCCGGCGGCTCGCCACGGGGCGTATCGAGTTGTCGATGGACGACGATCCGCGCCTCGTCGCCCATGTCGCCGGCAGCTACGCCCTGCCGTGAGCCCCGATCCTGACGGTTTTGCCTTCCGGCCGCCGGGTCCGGCCGGACCGGCCGGAAAGGGGCGATCGAACGAAGCCGGGAAGGAATAACCCCAGGAAGGATTCACCGATGCGCAAGCCCGCTTCCATGAAGGCCCTCGAAACCCTCGGCCGGGTCCGGTTGTCGGAGCATTTCTTCATGCGCGAGATGCTCTACAGCGAAATCGCGAACTTTCACGGCATCCCGAACATCCCGGATGATCCCGACCTTGCCATCGCTGCCGGAACCCGGCTTTGCGAGGAACTGCTCGAACCCCTCCACGCCACCTTCGGCCATGTGACGATCCGCTCGGCCTTCCGCTCCGTCGCGTTGAACCGCTTTGGCCACGAGCGCCGGACATCGGGTTACAACTGCGGCGAGACAGTGTGGAACCATTCCCGCCATGTCTGGGACCGGCGGGATGCCGACGGCCTCATGGGGGCGACCGCCTCCATCGTCATCCCCTGGTTCCTTCCACGCTACGAAGCGGGAACCCCCTGGCAGGCCCTGGCCTGGTGGATACACGACCACCTGAATTATTCGGACATGGCGTTCTTCACGAAATACGCCGCCTTCAACCTGCGTTGGCACGAGAGGCCGAACCGCCGCATCGACAGCTTCGCGCCGCCCAGGGGATGCCTGACCAGGCCGGGCATGGCGAACCATTCCGGAGACCACTCCGCAGCATATCCCGGCTTTCCCAGGCTCCGGCGGCACTGACCTGCACCTCTTGCGGTAATAATTTACCACAATAATAAATTATTGGAATTATTGACGATTTGCCGCTTGACGCTGCGATTTCGCGCGCCTATCTGTCGCCGCGCTCACCGATATGCTCCCGGTCTGCCCAACGCGCCCCGCCGGCGCCGCGGGGTGCGGCCGGGCGAGAGACTCTTCCAGACGCACCGGATCCAGCCCGATGAAAACCTACTCGGCAACGCCGTCCGACATCGAGAAGAAATGGTGGCTGATCGACGCCAAGGACCTGGTGCTCGGCCGGCTCGCCGTCGAGGTGGCCGACCTGCTGCGCGGCAAGCACAAGACCACCTACACCCCGCACATGGATTGCGGCGACCACGTCGTCGTCGTCAACGCCGAAAAGATCCACCTGACCGGCAACAAGCGGGCCGGCAAGCGCATCTACTGGCACACCGGGTATCCCGGCGGCATCAAGAGCCGCACGATGGAACAGATTCTGGAAGGCAGGCACCCCGAGCGGGCGATCCTGAAGGCCGTGCAGCGCATGCTGCCGCGCGGGCCGCTGGGCCGCCAGCAGTTTTCCCACCTGCGCGTCTATGCCGGCGCCGACCATCCCCATGAAGCGCAGCAGCCCGAGGCGCTCGACCTGGGCGCGCGCAACCGCAAGAACAGGCCCAAGAACAGAGAGGCTGCGACCCGATGAGCGCAACCGAAACCGCCGAAACCGCCGAAACCGCTGCCGAAGAAACCGCCGCCGAAGCTGCCGGCCCCGAAGACACGGGCAGCGGCGAACAGTTGAGCGACCTGGACAAGGCGGCGGCGACCCTGGCCTCCCTGCTGCCGACGGGTGCGGCCGCGGCGGCGGAAGACGCCGGCAGACCGGACGAACCGAAACTGGACGCCCAGGGCCGGGCTTACGCGACCGGCAAGCGCAAGGACGCCGTCGCCCGGGTCTGGATCAAGCCGGGAGCCGGACGGGTCAACGTCAACGGCCGCGACGCCGAGATTTATTTCGCCCGCGCCACCCTGCGCATGGTGATGAACCAGCCCTTCGAGGCGGCGGACCGCCGCGACCAGTTCGACGTCATGGCCACGGTCTCGGGCGGCGGCCTCAGCGGCCAGGCCGGCGCGGTGCGCCACGGCATTTCCAAGGCGCTGGCGAATTTCGAGCCGGGGCTGCGGCCGGTCCTGAAGAAGGGCGGCTTCCTGACCCGCGACAGCCGCGTCGTCGAGCGCAAGAAATACGGCAAGGCCAAGGCCCGCCGCAGCTTCCAGTTCTCGAAGCGCTAGGCGGCATCGGGGCGCTGCTGCGATCCCGGCGCCCGGCAGCCCGCAATCAGTCCCCGTTCTCGTCCTCCTCCGCCCCTTCCGGCAGGGGCTGGGTCGCGACATGCTCGACATAGCCGCGCAGCGTATCCATCCGCTTGCGCAGCGTGATCTTCGGGATCGGGCCGAAGCCGAACATGTAGGCGTGCATTTCGACGCTGGTCTCGTTCTCCGGATCGTCCTCGCTCTCGCGCAGGAACACCGCGAACTCAGAGGGATTGCGGAACAGGCGGCCGAGCAGGCCGACATTTTCCTTGACGTGAAAGGCCCAGCCGTCGTCGTTCAGAATGCGGAAATGCGGCTGGTAGAACAGCGCGCGCATGAACACGGACAGGTCGTTCGCCGAGCGGGCGATCGTCAGGGTTTCGGAGAGACGGGCCATTAAGCCTTCTGGACCTCGGGCGGCGTCTGACTAGTTCGCTGCCCACCTACAGCAGTTTGGCGCGAACGGGAATGGGCCGAAATATCGGCGGGCGCGCGGAATACGGGTCGATGTCATGAGCACAGGCGAGATCAGGGTCGGCGTCCTCGGCGCAAGCGGCTACACCGGCGCCGATCTCGTGCGCCTCGCGATGACCCACCCGAACCTCCGCATTACGCTGATGACGGCCGACCGGCACGCCGGCAAGCCGATGCAGGCGGTGTTCCCGCATCTCGGCCCCCAAACCGGCAAAGTCGATCTGCCGGATCTGGTGACCGTCGCGGAGGCCGACTGGGACGCCTGCGACGTCGTCGTCTGCGGCCTGCCCCACGGCACGACCCAGGAGATTATCGCCGGCCTGCCCGGCCATCTGAAAATCGCCGATATGTCGGCCGATTTCCGGCTCCGCGATATCGGGACCTATGCCGAGTGGTACGGCCACGCCCATCGCGCGCCGCAGCTGCAGCCGGAAGCGGTCTACGGCCTGACCGAATACTATCGGGACGCCGTTGCCGAAGCCCGGCTCGTCGCCTGCCCCGGCTGCTATCCGACCGCCGCCCTGCTGCTGATCCTGCCGGTGGTCGGCGCCGGCCTTATCGACCCGGCCGATATCGTGATCGACGCCAAGTCCGGCACGTCCGGCGCCGGGCGCGGCCTCAAGGAAGGCACGCTGTTCTGCGAGGTCGCCGAGGGCATCCACCCCTACGGCGTCGCAAGCCACCGGCACGCGCCGGAGATCGAGCAGGAAGTGTCGCTCGCCGCCGGCCGCGAGGTGCTGGTCAATTTCACGCCGCACCTGATGCCGATGAACCGGGGCGAGCTGCTGACGACCTATGTCCGGCTGAGCGGCGGCACGACCGCTGCGGACCTCAGGGCCTGCCTCGAAGCGCGCTATGCGAACGAGCCCTTCGTCCATGTCGCGCCGGAGGGCATGGCGCCGGCGACGCGCCACGTCCGCGGCTCGAACCATGTCCTGTTGCAGGTCTATGCCGACCGGCTGCCCGGCCGGGCGATCCTGGTCTCGACGCTCGACAATCTGGTCAAGGGCTCTTCCGGGCAGGCGATCCAGAACGTCAACCTGATGTTCGGCCTGCCCGAAACCGCCGGGCTGGAGCAGGCGCCGCTGTTTCCCTAGCCGGGCCGGCTCAGCGCAGCCAGTCGAGCGGCCCGCCGTCCAGCCAGGCCTTGCCGCAGGCGTAGAGCCGTTCGACCTCCGGCCCCCTGAGCCCCGGCATGTCGCGCTTGACGTCGTAGCCGATCTGCGTCTGGAGATAGGCGAGATGGCGGTATCCCGCCGGAAACCGCGCCAGGACTTCGGGATCGAGCGCGACGGTCGCCGCCGGATCGACCGGGTCCATCCGGTCCTTTTCGTAGATCGGCTGGCGCAGGACAAAGCCCCAACGGCCGCCGCGCCGCTCGATGAAGTCGCAGAAGCGGCCGGTGCAGACGACGTCGACGAGGACGCCGTGGACCTCGGCGCGCTGGGAGATCGTCATCTTGGTCTGGCAGACCGCGCGGTCGCCGTTCAGCTCGACCGACGTGCCGCCGAGGAAATGCAGGATGCTGACGCCGCGTTCCCAGCCCGCCCTGTTCATGGCGATGAATTCGTCGCCGGTACCCTGGGTCCAGGTCGCCATCATCATGCCGTCGGGGTGCCAGACGGTGCGGAAGCGCTCCCAGTCGCCGGCGTCGCGCCAGAGCACCCAGTTCTCGATCAGGTCGCGCAGGGCGAGCCGGTCCAGGGTTTCCCGGTCCACCGTCGGTCTCCTTGTTCAATGTTCAACGCAGGGGAAGCGCATCCATTCGCGCGATGGCAAAGTGGCGCCGCGCCGCTAGGATAGCCGGAACGGAGGAGAAATCCACATGTCCTACATCGCCGAAGAAGGCACCTTCCTGAAGCGCGCCCACGACGTGCGCACGATTGCCGAAACGCGCCAATTCTACTCGGAGTGGGCGGAGACCTACGACGCCGAGCTGACCGGGGATCACGACTATGTCCAGCCGCGCCGCAGCGCCGCAATGCTGTCCCGTTTCCTGCCGGACCGCGGCACGGCGATCCTCGATGTCGGCTGCGGTACCGGACTGGTCGGCGCCGTCCTCGCAGAGACCGGCTACCGCGCCGTCGACGGCTGCGACCTGACGCCGGGTATGCTGGAGAAGGCGCAGGAGCGCGGCATCTACCGGCGGCTGTTCGAGGCCGACCTGAACCGGCCGCCGCTCGGGGTCCGTGACGGCGCCTATGGTGCGGCCGTTGCCGTCGGCGTCTTCAGCTTCAGCCTGATCCATCCCGACGCGCTGGACGAAATCCTGCGCCTGCTCGCGCCCGGCGCGCCCCTGGTTATCGGCGTGAACGCGGATTTCTACGCCGAAGGCACGCTGGCGCGGAAGCTGGACGCCCTCGTCTCCGCCGGCCGGATCGAACGGCTTGCCGACGAACATGGCGACCATATCAACTCGGCGGGCATGACCGGCTGGGCCGTCGCCATCCGCAAGGCGCCGGTGGCCTCAGGCTGAACCTGCCGGAGCAAAGGGAGAATTTGGCATGGTCGACACGCCGCGGAACGGCCGTTTCCTCAAGACCGTCTATCAGGTGCACGATCCCGTCGAGGTCCGCGATATGTACGATCGCTGGGCGGCGTCTTACGACACCGAACTGATCGAGGAGAACGGCTACGCCCAGCCGCTTCGCTGCGCCGAAATGCTGGCGCGCTACCTGACGGACCGCCGGGCCGAAATCCTCGATATCGGCTGCGGGACCGGCCTGTCCGGCGCGGCCCTGGCCGAAGCCGGCTACGGCGTCATCGACGGCTGCGACTTTTCCGCCGGCATGCTGGAGAAAGCGCGCGGGACCGGCTTCTACCGCCGGCTGTTCGGTGCGGACCTGAATACGCCGCCCCTCGATGCGACCGACGGCGCCTACGATGCGGCCGTCGCCGTGGGCGTCTTCGGCTTCGGCCACATCCAGCCGGAGTGTCTGGACGAAATTCTGCGGATCGTGTCGCCCGGCGCGCCGCTCGTGATCGGCCTGAACGAGCATTTCTACGAAGACGGCGCCCTGACTGCCAAATTGAACGCGCTCGCCGCGGACGGCCGGATCGACCGGCTGGCCGAGGAGCATGGCGAGCATATCCGGGGCACCGGCGTGACCGGATGGGTCATCGCCGTGCGGAAGACCGGCGCCGGCGGCTGAACGAAGGCGGGCCGTTCCCTATTCGGGGATTGCTCCGCGAAAGAGAAATGCGCATCTGGAATCCCCCCTCCCCTTAGGGGGAGGGGTATGCGGCGGTCGAATCCTTGACGGTACCGACGTTGGCGCGCTGCCGAACGACCCCTCCCCTAGCCCCTCCCCCAAGGGGAGGGGGATTCGGTCAGTGCCACTCTGGCAGAGCAATCACCCCGGCGGGATGAGGACGAGCTTGCCGACGAAGGTCTTGGCGAGGAATTCCTCCTGTGCCCGGCGGATGTCGCTCAACGGGAACGTCTTTGCGACCAGCGGGCGGATTTCGCCGCGCTCGATGTAGGAAACCAGGTTCTCGAACACCGCATCTTCCTGGAAAGTGCAGCCGAGCAGCGTCAGGTCCTTGAGGTAGAGCGTCCGCACGTCGAGCTCGACCAGCGGCCCGGCGATCGCGCCGGCCGTCGCATACCGCCCGCCGCGCCGCAGAATATCGAGCAACCCCGGCCAGGACGGCCCGGCGACGAGATCGACAACCGCGTCGACACTGTCCCGCCCGACCGCGGCCACCAGATCGGCCCGGCGATCGACGACTTCGTCAGCCCCGATGGCTCGCAGCGCGTCTGCTTTCGCCGCGCTTGCCACAGCGACGACATCGGCGCCACGCCGTTTCGCGAGCTGCACTGCCGCCGACCCGACGCCGCCCGACGCGCCGGTCACGAGCACCCGCTCCGCCCCGACCGAGGCCCGGTGCAGCAGGTTTTCCGCCGTCGAGTAAGCGCACGGGATCGACGCCAGTTCCGCGTCCGACCAGTCGCAGTCGACCCTGTAGGCTTCGGCGGCGGGCGCCGTGGCGTATTGCGCGAACGCGCCGTCGCACTCCGAGCCGAAGGTCCAGCATTCGAACGGGCGATGGCCGACCGGGCTGCGCATCATGCTGCGGACGATGAGGCGCTCGCCGATGCGGTTCCGGTCCACGCCTTCCCCCGTGTACACGATCCGGCCGCAGCAATCGGCGCCCTGGATGCGGGGAAATTCCAGCGCGGCGCCCGACCAGCCGGCGTCTGCGGCGTCGACCTCGTCGAACCCGCCGGCGCCGCCCGCATCCGTCGCATCGCCGACGGATTTCGAATACCAGCCGATGCGCGTGTTGATGTCGGTATTGTTGACGCCCGCGGCACCGACTTCGATGAGCACCTCGCCGGGGCCGGGCGCCGGCACGGGAACGTCGGTGCG encodes:
- a CDS encoding Uma2 family endonuclease, with amino-acid sequence MAPPQAARKPLERPATYQDVIDAPTHMVAEVVEGALHTHPRPAMPHARASSVLGGKIGDPFDFGEGGPGGWWIVFEPELHLGEDIVVPDIAGWRRARMAEFPDTAFVTLAPDWVCEVLSPSTRDLDRHGKRPVYAREGVAHLWFIDPAARDLEAFELRDGEWVLIATARNADPVSIPPFEAISFPLDALWP
- a CDS encoding DUF3859 domain-containing protein, whose translation is MRIFAALPIVLIVAAAGPALGGPPISVVDYGVYKLSVDHRAAAQRAISGERNVVSNIRIFRRTRTVFAQLGRSFGYRFRIADPTLLGRQLTLRTAFPPLQDPQTGRTGTSQSRPFMPLSSGVYYDGYRFDYLWELAEGLWRFQLLDGETLLHEEVLRVVVPLN
- a CDS encoding DUF3859 domain-containing protein, whose product is MSWFRSTRPALPALALIVAAGVAATTARAQDEASWKIRENGVRIFDYGIYGHSDLGQVEAPGDLSGWRFTAANVRLLRRTQTILAQPRLTFGMRFQVSDARLIGRTLALVIRFPKMTNPATGRSGSVLVDRFVAIGILRRQLFRFDHMWEMAAGRWTMAVLDGRRVVAEVPFRVVAAFN
- a CDS encoding nicotinate phosphoribosyltransferase codes for the protein MNKTRPAEADVAAWTDAYFNRSKGIVRKFGDVTVTYAIFMRRPVVSAPRLMIDWLEAMAAERGVAIGIDLRYPEGKWVGAGEPILYLTGPFEHLVDLETLFLQKLGAACVAAYNADVMCTELPKVAFLGFDARHCAGTDMAEMMAYAASVGSGRARRKVGAVGFVGNATSATAHYFGRDGGIGTMPHAIIGYAGSTLRAAEMFHEAYPDDDLTILVDYFGREVSDSLQVCRAFPELAASGRLSVRLDTPGSRYMEGLDPSIAYSVLDRNAPESIRGYRSEAELRHLIGPGVSAAAIWTMREELDAAGFGAVRIVASSGFGPAKCRVMAIAHAPVDAIGTGSFLPDDWHETYATADVVEYAGRPQVKIGREFLLRK
- a CDS encoding 3-deoxy-7-phosphoheptulonate synthase class II, with the translated sequence MSAEKWSPESWRDKPALQMPVYDDEARLRQVETTLSGYPPLVFAGEARELTRQLGLAAEGRAFLLQGGDCAESFAEFTPNNIRDTFKVLLQMTVVLMYGGSLPVVKVARLAGQFAKPRSSDVERQGDRELPSYRGDIVNGIDFEADARVPDPARMIQAYNQSAATMNLVRAFALGGFADLHQVNRWTQDFIRDDVFGRRYVELAERITEALDFMAACGVDASTSPHVREASVFTSHEGLLLPYEQALTRQDSLTGGWYDCSAHMLWIGDRTRQPESAHVEFLRGVGNPIGLKCGPSLDPDELIRLIDILNPDNIPGRLTLIARMGAGKVRAGLLPLIRTVEREGRKVVWSCDPMHGNTIKATNGFKTRQFDRILEEVRGFFEVHEGEGTYAGGVHFEMTGQDVTECTGGAQEITEERLGDRYHTHCDPRLNANQALELAFLIAEMLKAGRQRAGLQVAAE
- a CDS encoding SDR family NAD(P)-dependent oxidoreductase, with translation MGELANKVAWVTGGGTGIGAAGAEALAADGAVVVLSGRRRDVLDETAARIAAQGGMAAAMPVDVADGAAMAAAADEIRDRHGTIDILVHSAGTNIPDRSWSRIEPEGWKLIVDVNLNGSYNAVQAVLPAMRAAGDGLLILVSSWAGRYDTLLTGPGYNATKHGMRAMAAHLNLEEGKNGIRCCTVMPGEVNTPILDKRPIPVPEEERVRMMQPEDMGETIRFVARLHPRVCVNEILISPTWNRLNVQPAG
- a CDS encoding PaaI family thioesterase, whose product is MDNTPLITPDDFHAETDNRRWFGTWLGGRIAALGWGTAEFRLPIRDEFLRDGGTVAGPVLMGAADIALYAAVMTAYPDGRKSVTSDMTMHFLRRPAGALLRARAELVKTGRRLATGRIELSMDDDPRLVAHVAGSYALP
- the rplM gene encoding 50S ribosomal protein L13, with product MKTYSATPSDIEKKWWLIDAKDLVLGRLAVEVADLLRGKHKTTYTPHMDCGDHVVVVNAEKIHLTGNKRAGKRIYWHTGYPGGIKSRTMEQILEGRHPERAILKAVQRMLPRGPLGRQQFSHLRVYAGADHPHEAQQPEALDLGARNRKNRPKNREAATR
- the rpsI gene encoding 30S ribosomal protein S9, whose protein sequence is MDAQGRAYATGKRKDAVARVWIKPGAGRVNVNGRDAEIYFARATLRMVMNQPFEAADRRDQFDVMATVSGGGLSGQAGAVRHGISKALANFEPGLRPVLKKGGFLTRDSRVVERKKYGKAKARRSFQFSKR
- the argC gene encoding N-acetyl-gamma-glutamyl-phosphate reductase, which codes for MSTGEIRVGVLGASGYTGADLVRLAMTHPNLRITLMTADRHAGKPMQAVFPHLGPQTGKVDLPDLVTVAEADWDACDVVVCGLPHGTTQEIIAGLPGHLKIADMSADFRLRDIGTYAEWYGHAHRAPQLQPEAVYGLTEYYRDAVAEARLVACPGCYPTAALLLILPVVGAGLIDPADIVIDAKSGTSGAGRGLKEGTLFCEVAEGIHPYGVASHRHAPEIEQEVSLAAGREVLVNFTPHLMPMNRGELLTTYVRLSGGTTAADLRACLEARYANEPFVHVAPEGMAPATRHVRGSNHVLLQVYADRLPGRAILVSTLDNLVKGSSGQAIQNVNLMFGLPETAGLEQAPLFP
- a CDS encoding nuclear transport factor 2 family protein — its product is MDRETLDRLALRDLIENWVLWRDAGDWERFRTVWHPDGMMMATWTQGTGDEFIAMNRAGWERGVSILHFLGGTSVELNGDRAVCQTKMTISQRAEVHGVLVDVVCTGRFCDFIERRGGRWGFVLRQPIYEKDRMDPVDPAATVALDPEVLARFPAGYRHLAYLQTQIGYDVKRDMPGLRGPEVERLYACGKAWLDGGPLDWLR